One part of the Corynebacterium sp. CNCTC7651 genome encodes these proteins:
- the selD gene encoding selenide, water dikinase SelD: MSEIRLTQFAAGGGCACKIPPGELEDAVAGLVGFADPNVIVGLDDGDDAAAIRVRDDLAVISTADFFTPVVDDAYTWGKIAAVNALSDVYAMGGTPITAINLLGWPRDVLPQELIREVLRGGLDAATEAGISVTGGHSISAPEPIYGMAATGTADPARLMRNDTAEAGLPITLTKPIGSGLLNNRHKATGEWFDEAIAVMTTLNRAASEAAVAAGARAATDVTGFGLLGHLFKMARASGVDAVVDFRSVPLIDGALQTLQDGFVPGGSRRNLDWVRPHVDSDLGEEELLVLADAQTSGGLLVIGEVPGYPVIGETVAGTGRVRVV, from the coding sequence ATGAGCGAAATCCGTTTGACCCAATTTGCCGCAGGCGGCGGCTGCGCCTGCAAGATCCCGCCGGGCGAGCTCGAGGACGCGGTGGCCGGCCTGGTCGGCTTCGCGGACCCGAACGTGATCGTCGGCCTAGACGACGGCGATGACGCCGCCGCGATCCGCGTGCGCGATGACCTCGCAGTGATTTCCACCGCCGATTTCTTCACCCCCGTGGTGGATGACGCGTACACCTGGGGCAAGATCGCCGCAGTCAACGCGCTGAGCGATGTCTACGCCATGGGCGGCACCCCCATCACCGCGATTAACCTGCTCGGATGGCCGCGCGACGTGCTGCCGCAGGAGCTCATCCGCGAGGTGCTGCGCGGCGGGCTCGACGCCGCCACCGAGGCCGGCATCTCCGTCACCGGCGGGCACTCCATCTCCGCGCCCGAGCCGATCTACGGCATGGCTGCGACTGGCACCGCGGACCCGGCGAGGCTCATGCGTAACGACACCGCCGAAGCCGGCCTCCCCATCACCCTGACCAAACCGATCGGCTCCGGCCTGCTGAACAACCGGCACAAGGCCACCGGCGAGTGGTTCGACGAGGCGATCGCCGTGATGACCACGCTGAACCGCGCCGCGTCCGAGGCCGCCGTGGCCGCCGGCGCGCGCGCTGCCACCGATGTCACCGGCTTCGGCCTGCTGGGGCACCTGTTCAAGATGGCGCGCGCCTCCGGCGTCGACGCCGTGGTGGACTTCCGGAGCGTCCCGCTTATCGACGGCGCCTTGCAAACCCTTCAGGACGGATTCGTGCCGGGCGGTTCGCGCCGCAACTTGGATTGGGTGCGCCCGCATGTGGATTCGGACTTGGGCGAGGAGGAACTCCTCGTGCTCGCGGACGCGCAGACCTCCGGCGGTTTGCTGGTGATCGGCGAGGTGCCGGGCTACCCGGTGATCGGCGAGACAGTCGCCGGCACCGGGCGCGTGCGAGTGGTTTAG